A window of the Schlesneria paludicola DSM 18645 genome harbors these coding sequences:
- a CDS encoding homoserine dehydrogenase, with the protein MTSPLQIAIVGLGNVGTGVSKILTQQPDRIRQRAGRSIEIRRAVVRDLSKPREINLPSGVLTDDLESVIRDPQIKVAVELMGGIHPAREVVLALLEAGKDVVTANKALLCEHGDEIFAAAKRYGRTVCFEAAVAGGIPIIAAVGQSMAANQIVGIQAILNGTTNYILTEMLFRGQSYADALRDAQALGYAEADPTLDVNGTDAAQKLGILAQLSFGTKVTATEFHVSGIDKLEQVDIKHATDLGYVIKLLASVKLVSGKLEMSVRATLIKNDRPLAQIHGPFNAILLEGDVVGNVWYSGRGAGQLPTASAVTADIIDLAIGRAQLTFNQLDLWRTTPEFPLIDAQNATSRYFLRLSVEDRPNVMAEVTGILGRHGISLATVIQPEAPEVDAGSTAVPIVPLIIMTHRTTAGNLAAAERDLDRLGSVRSPRMVLAVAD; encoded by the coding sequence ATGACCTCGCCTCTGCAAATTGCCATCGTCGGCCTGGGAAATGTCGGCACCGGTGTTTCCAAAATTCTGACTCAGCAACCTGATCGAATTCGTCAACGAGCCGGACGCTCGATCGAAATTCGGCGTGCCGTCGTTCGCGATCTGAGCAAACCACGCGAGATCAACCTGCCATCTGGAGTGCTGACGGACGACTTGGAATCGGTCATCCGTGATCCCCAAATCAAGGTGGCGGTTGAATTGATGGGGGGAATCCACCCCGCCCGCGAAGTGGTGCTCGCCCTGCTGGAAGCGGGCAAGGACGTCGTGACGGCCAACAAGGCGCTGCTGTGCGAACATGGTGACGAGATCTTTGCGGCCGCGAAACGGTATGGCCGAACGGTCTGCTTTGAAGCCGCGGTCGCCGGGGGAATTCCGATCATTGCCGCCGTCGGGCAATCGATGGCCGCAAACCAGATCGTTGGCATTCAGGCAATTTTGAATGGAACCACAAATTACATCCTGACCGAGATGTTGTTCCGCGGGCAATCGTACGCCGACGCCTTGCGTGACGCACAGGCCCTGGGATATGCCGAAGCCGATCCGACACTAGACGTGAACGGGACCGACGCGGCACAGAAGCTGGGCATCCTGGCTCAGTTGTCGTTCGGAACGAAAGTGACCGCCACCGAATTCCATGTCAGTGGGATCGATAAACTCGAACAGGTCGACATTAAGCATGCGACCGATCTGGGTTACGTCATTAAATTGCTGGCGAGTGTAAAACTGGTTTCGGGCAAGCTCGAAATGAGTGTCCGAGCGACGCTGATCAAGAACGACCGGCCGCTCGCACAGATCCATGGTCCGTTTAACGCCATCCTGCTCGAAGGCGACGTCGTTGGGAATGTCTGGTATTCCGGACGTGGGGCCGGCCAACTGCCAACCGCATCCGCAGTGACCGCTGACATCATCGACCTGGCAATTGGACGAGCGCAACTGACGTTCAATCAACTTGATCTGTGGCGAACGACGCCTGAATTCCCGCTGATCGACGCACAGAACGCGACCAGTCGCTATTTCCTGCGTCTTTCGGTCGAAGACCGTCCGAACGTCATGGCCGAGGTCACGGGGATCCTGGGTCGACATGGGATCAGTCTGGCTACGGTGATTCAGCCAGAAGCCCCGGAAGTCGATGCTGGATCGACGGCAGTGCCGATTGTTCCACTCATCATCATGACGCACCGCACAACGGCGGGAAATCTGGCAGCAGCCGAACGCGATCTGGATCGACTGGGTTCGGTTCGATCACCACGAATGGTACTGGCCGTCGCCGACTGA
- a CDS encoding menaquinone biosynthetic enzyme MqnA/MqnD family protein yields MNFQSDLLSDPTASPLRQSESNSGLAASMASESVSRIRSARIGAVSYLNSKPLVEGLSELLPDAELRLDFPSRLADELARDQLDVALIPSIEYFRGQQYQIISDACVSAHGPVLSVKLYSRVPWGEIRTLALDEGSRTSATLARIMLAERHGVFPELQPLPLDHRTDDTTADAILLIGDRAILPPKEQFPGTWDLGEEWCQWTGLPFVFAMWVANRRRIHDIAQAEPRPGIANRLPEAKRSRGMVDMDQIERALNQSRDRGVARLEEIARREAPLLGLSFPTTISYLSVNLQYHLGRAERSGLKLFYELASGLDLAPKGVDLIFQS; encoded by the coding sequence ATGAACTTTCAATCCGATCTTTTGTCCGACCCCACCGCCTCTCCGCTGCGACAAAGCGAATCGAACAGCGGACTTGCGGCTTCAATGGCGTCGGAATCGGTCTCCCGAATCCGTTCTGCACGAATTGGGGCCGTCAGCTATCTGAATTCCAAACCGCTGGTCGAAGGATTGTCGGAACTGTTGCCTGACGCAGAACTTCGGTTGGATTTTCCCAGCCGCCTGGCCGACGAACTGGCCCGCGATCAACTGGATGTCGCCCTTATTCCCAGCATCGAATACTTCCGCGGACAACAGTATCAAATCATTTCTGACGCATGCGTTTCGGCTCATGGGCCCGTGCTCAGCGTCAAACTGTACAGCCGTGTGCCCTGGGGTGAAATTCGTACGCTGGCCCTAGATGAGGGGTCCCGAACGAGCGCCACGCTTGCGCGAATCATGCTGGCCGAGCGGCACGGTGTGTTCCCGGAACTGCAACCGTTGCCGTTGGACCATCGAACCGATGACACGACCGCCGATGCGATCCTTCTGATCGGCGATCGTGCGATACTGCCGCCGAAGGAACAATTTCCCGGTACGTGGGATCTGGGTGAGGAATGGTGCCAATGGACCGGCCTGCCCTTTGTGTTCGCCATGTGGGTTGCCAATCGCCGCCGCATTCATGATATCGCCCAGGCCGAACCGCGACCGGGGATTGCGAATCGATTGCCAGAGGCGAAACGAAGTCGTGGCATGGTCGACATGGACCAGATTGAACGGGCCTTGAATCAATCGCGCGATCGCGGTGTGGCGCGTCTCGAAGAGATCGCCCGGCGAGAAGCCCCACTGTTGGGGCTTTCGTTTCCAACGACGATCAGCTACTTGTCGGTGAATCTTCAATACCATCTCGGTCGAGCCGAGCGGAGCGGATTGAAGTTGTTTTATGAATTGGCGTCGGGTTTGGACCTGGCGCCAAAAGGAGTCGATCTGATCTTCCAAAGCTGA
- the mqnC gene encoding cyclic dehypoxanthinyl futalosine synthase, translated as MSAEVKRLLEKAVAGERLTPAEGLTILESHDLVAIGQAADAVSRRLHPEPYRTFNIDRNINYTNVCSAVCDFCAFFRKPKSPEGYVLDKDTIYKKIEETVALGGDQILMQGGMNPDLPLEWYEDLLRSLKERFPQVNLHCFSPPEIYALHKLAKLPVKTVLERLKAAGLGSLPGGGGEILVDRVRKEMTRGKCLTDDWLNVCREWHLLGGKGSATMMFGHIETLAERIEHLDRLRQLQDETGGFTAYICWTFQPDNTDMSHIPPVGSFEYLKTQAVSRLYLDNFPNIQSSWVTQGEKIGGLALHFGANDMGSLMIEENVVAEAGTVHHLSLETIKRLIREAGYIPRQRNVYYEYIDDEPTADQVTQRVQLPVLR; from the coding sequence GTGTCAGCCGAAGTCAAACGATTGCTCGAAAAGGCCGTGGCCGGAGAACGACTTACCCCCGCCGAAGGCCTGACGATTCTGGAATCGCACGATCTGGTGGCAATCGGTCAAGCTGCCGATGCGGTCAGCCGTCGACTGCATCCCGAGCCGTATCGCACGTTCAATATCGATCGCAACATCAACTACACGAACGTCTGCTCGGCGGTCTGTGACTTCTGTGCCTTCTTTCGCAAGCCGAAAAGCCCCGAAGGCTACGTCCTCGACAAAGACACGATCTACAAAAAGATCGAAGAGACCGTCGCGTTGGGGGGCGATCAGATCCTGATGCAAGGCGGCATGAATCCCGACTTGCCGCTCGAATGGTACGAAGATCTGCTTCGATCTCTGAAAGAACGCTTTCCCCAGGTCAATCTGCACTGCTTTTCGCCACCCGAGATTTACGCCCTTCACAAGCTGGCAAAGCTTCCCGTGAAAACCGTTCTCGAACGCCTGAAAGCGGCAGGGCTTGGGAGTTTGCCTGGCGGAGGCGGTGAGATCCTGGTCGATCGAGTCCGCAAGGAGATGACGCGCGGAAAATGCTTGACGGACGATTGGCTGAATGTTTGCCGTGAATGGCATCTGTTAGGCGGAAAGGGTTCCGCAACGATGATGTTTGGCCATATTGAAACGCTGGCCGAACGGATCGAGCATTTGGATCGTCTACGTCAATTGCAGGATGAGACGGGCGGATTCACGGCGTATATCTGCTGGACATTCCAGCCCGACAACACCGACATGTCCCATATTCCGCCGGTCGGCTCGTTCGAGTATTTGAAGACGCAAGCGGTCTCGCGCTTGTATCTCGACAACTTCCCGAACATCCAATCCTCATGGGTCACTCAGGGAGAAAAGATTGGTGGCCTGGCGTTGCATTTCGGTGCGAACGACATGGGTTCGCTGATGATCGAAGAGAATGTCGTTGCCGAGGCCGGTACGGTCCATCACCTGTCGCTGGAAACGATCAAACGCCTGATTCGCGAAGCCGGTTACATCCCTCGTCAGCGAAACGTCTATTACGAGTACATCGATGACGAGCCAACCGCGGATCAAGTCACGCAACGCGTACAACTACCGGTCCTGCGTTAA
- a CDS encoding FliM/FliN family flagellar motor switch protein, producing MSLHDMTRNSDRLRQIPIEISVRVCRRNLTLSEFLQWSPGKVIEFDQPATSPLLLQIDHKIVGRGEPVKIGSQMGLRIQNLGDDVVGARHS from the coding sequence ATGAGCCTTCACGATATGACGCGGAACTCGGATCGACTCCGGCAGATTCCGATTGAGATTTCGGTGCGTGTATGCCGTCGCAATCTCACGCTCAGCGAATTCTTGCAATGGTCGCCGGGAAAGGTGATTGAATTCGATCAGCCGGCAACCTCACCACTTTTGCTGCAGATTGACCACAAAATTGTGGGCCGTGGAGAGCCCGTGAAAATTGGTTCGCAAATGGGACTTCGCATCCAGAATCTGGGTGACGATGTGGTTGGTGCGCGGCATTCATGA